The proteins below are encoded in one region of Streptomyces roseirectus:
- a CDS encoding toxin-antitoxin system HicB family antitoxin gives MGAWSRLVRVYSGCMVNFNLRLPDDLHAAIKAAAAHDGRSAHGQMLWYLRRAVESSGKPNHPGGDPAPPVPLRENGPRP, from the coding sequence ATGGGTGCATGGTCAAGACTGGTCCGGGTCTACTCTGGGTGCATGGTGAATTTCAATCTCCGACTCCCCGACGACCTCCATGCCGCCATCAAGGCAGCCGCCGCGCACGACGGACGCTCCGCCCACGGACAGATGCTGTGGTACCTGCGACGCGCCGTTGAGTCTTCCGGCAAGCCGAATCACCCTGGCGGCGATCCGGCTCCTCCCGTCCCGCTACGCGAGAACGGGCCCCGCCCCTGA
- a CDS encoding polysaccharide deacetylase family protein: MLSVRPLAATVTVAALAAAGAFAVDAAPARAAACSGYVGLTFDDGPGGNTQTLLNSLRANGLRATMFNTGQNAASYPALVRAEVSAGMWVANHSYTHPNLTQLPQGQVDSELARTQQSIANAGGGTPRLFRPPYGATNATVQSVAAKYGMRQVLWDVDSQDWNNASTDAIVAAVGRLGNGQVILMHDGPANTRAAIPRIAQNLASRGLCPGTISPTTGRAVAP, encoded by the coding sequence ATGCTCTCGGTACGACCTCTCGCGGCCACGGTGACGGTCGCCGCGCTGGCGGCGGCGGGCGCGTTCGCGGTGGACGCCGCACCCGCGCGCGCCGCGGCCTGCTCCGGGTACGTCGGTCTCACCTTCGACGACGGGCCCGGCGGGAACACCCAGACCCTCCTCAACTCCCTGCGGGCGAACGGCCTTCGGGCCACGATGTTCAACACCGGCCAGAACGCGGCGAGTTATCCGGCGCTGGTGCGGGCCGAGGTGTCGGCGGGGATGTGGGTCGCCAACCACAGCTACACCCACCCCAACCTCACCCAACTCCCGCAAGGACAGGTCGACTCGGAGCTGGCGCGCACCCAGCAGTCGATCGCGAACGCGGGCGGCGGGACGCCCCGGCTGTTCCGGCCGCCGTACGGGGCGACCAACGCGACCGTGCAGTCGGTCGCGGCCAAGTACGGGATGCGGCAGGTCCTTTGGGACGTCGACTCGCAGGACTGGAACAACGCGAGCACCGACGCGATCGTCGCCGCCGTCGGACGGCTCGGCAACGGGCAGGTCATCCTCATGCACGACGGCCCGGCGAACACGCGGGCCGCGATCCCTCGGATCGCGCAGAACCTGGCGTCGCGCGGGCTGTGCCCGGGGACGATCTCGCCCACGACCGGGCGGGCGGTGGCGCCGTAG
- a CDS encoding DUF397 domain-containing protein, whose amino-acid sequence MAIRQESTHTWTKSSYSNAQSACVEVRTPSASSLAVRDSKTPEGAALAFPAGVWNAFVESVK is encoded by the coding sequence ATGGCAATTCGCCAAGAGTCCACGCATACGTGGACCAAGTCCTCGTACTCCAACGCACAGAGCGCATGCGTTGAAGTCAGGACGCCCTCCGCGTCGTCCTTGGCCGTTCGGGACTCCAAGACTCCCGAAGGTGCCGCGCTGGCCTTCCCCGCGGGTGTGTGGAACGCCTTCGTGGAGTCGGTCAAGTAA
- a CDS encoding RNA-guided endonuclease InsQ/TnpB family protein produces the protein MSRFRMYPTRGQEQQMLLHCAHARYVWNLAVEQHSHWRGGRKSAPGFAEQCRQLTEARRDNEWLGAGNADVQQQALKDFAKAKSARFTSGFGEPTWRRKFRHEGFRVIGTDRVPEHNTDGSPKLNAKTGKQVMGRSVVLQKLNRRWAQVKVPGCGWVRFRLSPKGKGAELPSAKTFRVTFRNGQWHIAFAVIPQPIDAPGTGEAIGIDRGVAVTAALSDGRTLNCPQLTTRERAQIRKHQRRAARAKKGSPEKAAGYAKVAKLKAREVNRRKDWCEKTSTMLARTYDLVRFEKLNIKTMTAKARAKPDPDQPGQYLKNGRAAKAGLNRAILAQGWGLLRQRTGHKAPGRIEDVPAPYTSLRCSACGWIDKNSRKSQAEFECSSCGFTCNADTNAGINVAAGQGGVPRPRRTAGAGGATPRKGSSVREPQPAWVGIPLF, from the coding sequence ATGAGTCGTTTTCGGATGTACCCCACGCGTGGGCAGGAGCAGCAGATGCTGCTGCACTGCGCGCACGCCCGGTACGTCTGGAACCTCGCTGTCGAGCAGCACTCCCACTGGCGCGGGGGGCGCAAGTCCGCCCCTGGTTTCGCGGAGCAGTGTCGCCAGCTCACCGAAGCCCGACGCGACAACGAATGGCTCGGCGCGGGGAACGCCGACGTGCAGCAGCAGGCCCTGAAGGACTTTGCCAAGGCCAAGAGCGCCCGCTTCACCTCCGGGTTCGGTGAGCCGACCTGGCGCAGGAAGTTCCGTCATGAAGGCTTCCGTGTCATCGGCACCGACCGCGTACCCGAGCACAACACCGACGGCTCGCCGAAGCTGAATGCGAAGACAGGCAAGCAGGTCATGGGCCGGTCAGTGGTGTTACAGAAGCTGAACCGGCGGTGGGCGCAGGTCAAGGTGCCCGGCTGCGGCTGGGTCCGCTTCCGCCTCAGCCCGAAAGGCAAGGGCGCCGAGCTACCGTCCGCGAAGACGTTCCGCGTCACGTTCCGCAACGGTCAGTGGCACATCGCGTTCGCGGTCATCCCCCAGCCGATCGACGCGCCCGGTACGGGCGAGGCCATCGGCATCGACCGGGGTGTGGCCGTCACGGCCGCCCTCTCCGACGGCCGCACCCTCAACTGCCCCCAGCTCACCACCCGCGAGCGCGCCCAGATCCGCAAACACCAGCGCCGCGCCGCCCGCGCGAAGAAGGGCAGTCCCGAGAAAGCCGCCGGGTACGCCAAGGTCGCCAAGCTGAAGGCGCGGGAGGTGAACCGGCGTAAGGACTGGTGCGAGAAGACCTCGACCATGCTCGCCCGCACCTACGACCTGGTCCGGTTCGAGAAGCTGAACATCAAGACGATGACCGCCAAGGCCAGGGCGAAGCCCGACCCCGACCAGCCCGGCCAGTACCTGAAGAACGGCCGGGCTGCGAAAGCCGGGCTCAACCGGGCCATCCTCGCCCAGGGCTGGGGGCTGCTGCGTCAGCGTACCGGGCACAAGGCGCCCGGCCGGATCGAGGATGTACCCGCCCCCTACACATCCCTGCGGTGCAGTGCCTGCGGATGGATTGACAAGAACTCGCGCAAGAGCCAAGCCGAGTTCGAGTGTTCCTCCTGTGGCTTCACCTGCAACGCGGACACCAACGCTGGCATCAACGTCGCGGCAGGACAGGGCGGGGTTCCCCGCCCCCGGCGAACAGCCGGTGCCGGAGGGGCGACACCCCGCAAGGGGTCGAGCGTCCGTGAACCTCAGCCCGCATGGGTTGGAATCCCCCTCTTTTGA
- a CDS encoding AMP-binding protein — translation MPHRRVPPGERWGRRAGARPGDPLDNRIVCEGFRGTWWRLDPPPLERRTVVTADGQLAALMAARAHLGNPGELLVVARERVDETLCKELRRFAEGRSTRPGRIWLTTSGSAGRPRLLAHTLSSLTTLGDAPPPYRWLLPYSPGTYAWWQLVALSLTFPGQDLVTAPGPRPDQWLPVALAEGVDAVSATPSFWRLALASGDPELERLRPRQITLGGEPVDQPLLDRLRGVFPGARISWIYASTEAGACVVVHDGKAGFPVEWLERPSDGTKPGLRVRDGQLYVRPVHGADGVPEWVATSDRAEFVGGRVVLSGRLGQDQLNVGGLRLSAGQVRDVLLAHPDVHWARVFARTAPFVGSVVAAEVVSDASEGELVNWCSNRLPGHAVPRFFTALDTVPLTTTLKSRLDGAARGV, via the coding sequence ATGCCGCACAGACGCGTCCCGCCGGGCGAGCGGTGGGGGCGGAGAGCGGGCGCGCGGCCCGGGGATCCGCTCGACAACCGGATCGTCTGCGAGGGGTTCCGGGGCACCTGGTGGCGGCTGGACCCGCCACCGCTGGAGCGGCGGACCGTCGTCACGGCGGACGGCCAGCTCGCCGCGCTCATGGCCGCCCGCGCCCATCTCGGCAACCCCGGCGAGCTGTTGGTCGTCGCGCGGGAACGGGTCGACGAGACGCTGTGCAAGGAGCTGCGCAGGTTCGCCGAGGGGCGGTCCACGCGGCCGGGGCGGATCTGGCTGACGACGAGCGGCAGCGCGGGCCGGCCCCGCCTCCTCGCGCACACGCTGTCCTCGCTGACGACGCTCGGCGACGCCCCGCCGCCCTACCGCTGGCTGCTGCCCTACTCCCCCGGCACCTACGCCTGGTGGCAACTGGTCGCGCTGAGCCTCACGTTCCCCGGGCAGGACCTCGTGACGGCGCCGGGGCCGCGGCCCGACCAGTGGCTGCCGGTCGCGCTCGCGGAGGGCGTGGACGCGGTGTCGGCGACGCCGTCGTTCTGGCGGCTGGCGCTGGCCTCGGGGGACCCGGAGCTGGAGCGGTTGCGGCCCAGGCAGATCACGCTGGGCGGGGAGCCGGTGGACCAGCCGCTGCTCGACCGGCTGCGGGGCGTCTTCCCCGGCGCGCGGATCAGCTGGATCTACGCGTCGACGGAGGCCGGCGCGTGCGTCGTCGTCCACGACGGGAAGGCCGGGTTCCCCGTCGAGTGGCTGGAGCGGCCGTCGGACGGCACGAAGCCCGGACTGCGGGTGCGGGACGGGCAGTTGTACGTGCGTCCGGTGCACGGCGCCGACGGGGTGCCGGAGTGGGTGGCGACCAGTGACCGGGCCGAATTCGTGGGCGGGCGCGTGGTGTTGAGCGGTCGGCTCGGCCAGGACCAGTTGAACGTGGGCGGGTTGAGGCTGTCGGCGGGGCAGGTGCGGGACGTGCTGCTGGCCCATCCGGACGTGCACTGGGCGCGGGTGTTCGCGCGGACCGCGCCGTTCGTCGGGTCGGTGGTGGCCGCGGAGGTCGTATCGGACGCGTCCGAAGGGGAGTTGGTGAACTGGTGCAGCAACCGGCTGCCCGGACATGCCGTGCCCCGGTTCTTCACCGCGCTCGACACGGTGCCGCTCACGACGACGCTGAAGAGCCGGCTCGACGGTGCCGCGCGCGGCGTCTGA
- a CDS encoding MFS transporter: MPTDTTATTTPYTTLFRTPEFTPLFLSSAAHVAAQTLAGLALGTHVYERTGSPLLSALSMFGPSLAQALGATFLLSGADRLRPRTTLTTLSGSFAVTTALLALPLPLPVVFGLLLLQGLVSALGGGVRWGLLNEILPPGAYLPGRALFNMANGPTQIAGYATAGLLLTLLTPPQVLLLAALLYAASATFTRTSLTDRPPRTTGRPTPAETWRTNAELWQDRPRRLTYLGLWIPNGLIVGCESLFVAHDPGAAGTLFACAALGMLAGDVTVGRVLKPAARQRAATPLLLLLAAPYAVFAFSPPLPVTATATALASIGFGASLAQQERLMNLTPPQLAGHALGLHSSGMITLQGLAAAAAGTLAQLTTPARAMTAMAAASVAVTLALHLADKGRRIRR; encoded by the coding sequence ATGCCCACCGACACCACGGCGACGACGACGCCGTACACCACCCTGTTCAGAACCCCGGAGTTCACCCCCCTCTTCCTCTCCTCGGCGGCCCACGTGGCCGCCCAGACCCTCGCCGGCCTGGCCCTGGGCACACACGTCTACGAGCGGACCGGCTCCCCCCTGCTGTCGGCCCTGAGCATGTTCGGCCCGTCGCTCGCCCAGGCCCTCGGCGCCACCTTCCTCCTCTCGGGCGCCGACCGCCTCCGCCCCCGTACGACCCTGACGACCCTCTCAGGGTCCTTCGCCGTGACGACGGCCCTGCTCGCCCTGCCCCTCCCGCTGCCCGTGGTCTTCGGGCTGCTCCTCCTCCAGGGCCTGGTGTCGGCGCTCGGCGGCGGAGTCCGCTGGGGCCTGCTGAACGAGATCCTGCCGCCCGGCGCCTACCTCCCCGGCCGCGCCCTGTTCAACATGGCGAACGGCCCGACGCAGATCGCCGGTTACGCGACGGCCGGCCTCCTCCTGACGCTCCTGACCCCGCCCCAAGTCCTCCTGCTCGCCGCCCTGTTGTACGCCGCGTCCGCGACATTCACCCGGACCTCCCTGACCGACCGCCCGCCGAGAACCACCGGCCGCCCCACCCCGGCGGAGACCTGGCGCACGAACGCCGAACTCTGGCAGGACCGCCCCCGCCGCCTCACCTACCTGGGCCTGTGGATCCCGAACGGATTGATCGTCGGCTGCGAGTCCCTGTTCGTCGCCCACGACCCCGGCGCGGCGGGCACCCTGTTCGCCTGCGCGGCCCTCGGCATGCTGGCCGGCGACGTGACGGTGGGCCGCGTCCTGAAGCCGGCGGCACGCCAACGCGCCGCGACCCCCCTGCTGTTGCTCCTGGCGGCCCCCTACGCCGTCTTCGCCTTCAGCCCCCCACTCCCGGTGACGGCGACCGCGACCGCCCTCGCCTCGATCGGCTTCGGCGCGAGCCTCGCCCAGCAGGAACGCCTGATGAACCTGACGCCCCCTCAACTCGCCGGCCACGCCCTCGGGTTGCACTCCTCCGGCATGATCACCCTCCAGGGCCTGGCCGCCGCGGCAGCCGGCACCCTGGCCCAACTCACCACCCCCGCACGGGCGATGACGGCCATGGCGGCGGCGTCCGTCGCGGTCACCCTCGCCCTGCACCTGGCCGACAAGGGGCGTCGAATCCGGCGATAA
- a CDS encoding glutathione peroxidase, with protein sequence MTTNATSPLQVEIDALKGGSAELSRYAGQVVLVVNVASKCGLTPQYSGLEKLQERYAEQGFTVLGVPCNQFMGQEPGTSEEIAEFCSATYGVTFPMTEKVEVNGEGRHALYERLVGFADAEGHTGDIRWNFEKFLIGRDGEVVARFAPQTEPESAEVVTAVEAQLAS encoded by the coding sequence ATGACTACCAACGCCACTTCCCCCCTCCAGGTCGAGATCGACGCCCTCAAGGGCGGCTCCGCCGAGCTGTCCCGGTACGCCGGCCAGGTCGTACTCGTCGTGAACGTCGCCTCCAAGTGCGGACTCACTCCCCAGTACTCCGGGTTGGAGAAGCTTCAGGAGCGGTACGCGGAGCAGGGCTTCACCGTGCTCGGCGTGCCCTGCAACCAGTTCATGGGCCAGGAGCCCGGCACCTCCGAGGAGATCGCGGAGTTCTGCTCGGCGACGTACGGCGTGACCTTCCCGATGACCGAGAAGGTCGAGGTCAACGGCGAGGGGCGGCACGCGCTGTACGAGCGCCTGGTCGGTTTCGCCGACGCGGAGGGCCACACCGGTGACATCCGCTGGAACTTCGAGAAGTTCCTGATCGGTCGGGACGGCGAGGTCGTCGCCCGCTTCGCCCCGCAGACGGAGCCGGAGTCGGCGGAGGTCGTGACGGCGGTGGAGGCACAGCTCGCGAGCTGA
- a CDS encoding DUF397 domain-containing protein, which translates to MTTYEFRTAAACGGPCSEGCLEVATNVPGIVALRDTKTGTVMQFTPQEWADFLTGAKSGEFDLGA; encoded by the coding sequence ATGACCACGTACGAGTTCCGGACGGCCGCCGCATGTGGCGGTCCCTGCTCCGAGGGCTGCCTGGAGGTGGCCACCAATGTTCCCGGCATCGTGGCGCTGCGGGACACCAAGACGGGCACCGTCATGCAGTTCACCCCGCAGGAGTGGGCGGATTTCCTGACCGGCGCGAAGAGCGGTGAGTTCGACCTCGGTGCCTGA
- a CDS encoding helix-turn-helix domain-containing protein yields the protein MGEATSARRRRVGAQLRQWRLAEGLTLQEVADRLEVSLATASRWETGRTKVSLDTYSRLADLYRVGVDERVYFERLCRDADEPGWWMRYADLLSDGLRNFVELESQALREFCYNTALVPGLVQTSDYRRAVNAAFGLDPQKVERDADMTIARQAILTRSTPPFEGHVVIHEVALHQVFEGRPHIMRDQLRRLRELSDRPNMTVQIIPMHRSVHIGSLGAFITLGYDGGNSTVYYEMLSSQLMINDPEEVDVHLEAEKELITKVALSPDESARKLEELIG from the coding sequence ATGGGTGAGGCAACATCCGCGCGCCGGCGTCGAGTTGGAGCACAGCTCCGGCAGTGGCGACTGGCCGAGGGGCTGACACTGCAAGAGGTCGCGGACCGGCTGGAGGTCAGCCTGGCGACGGCCAGCCGGTGGGAGACGGGGCGGACGAAGGTGTCGCTGGACACGTATTCGCGGCTGGCGGATCTGTACCGGGTGGGGGTGGATGAGCGGGTTTACTTCGAGCGGCTGTGCAGGGACGCGGACGAGCCGGGGTGGTGGATGCGGTACGCCGATCTGCTCTCGGACGGCCTCCGCAACTTCGTGGAGCTGGAGTCGCAGGCGCTACGGGAGTTCTGTTACAACACCGCTCTCGTGCCTGGGCTGGTGCAGACAAGCGACTACCGGCGTGCGGTGAATGCCGCGTTCGGCCTCGACCCCCAGAAGGTGGAGAGAGACGCGGACATGACCATCGCACGCCAGGCGATCCTGACTCGTTCCACCCCGCCCTTCGAAGGACACGTGGTGATCCACGAAGTTGCACTCCACCAGGTCTTCGAAGGACGACCGCACATCATGCGGGACCAACTCCGCAGACTGCGGGAGCTGTCGGACCGGCCCAACATGACGGTCCAGATCATCCCGATGCACCGGTCCGTCCACATCGGCAGCCTCGGAGCGTTCATCACCCTGGGCTACGACGGTGGCAATTCGACCGTGTACTACGAGATGCTCTCGTCCCAGTTGATGATCAACGACCCGGAAGAAGTGGACGTCCACCTCGAAGCGGAGAAGGAACTGATCACCAAGGTCGCCCTCTCTCCCGACGAATCCGCCCGCAAACTGGAGGAGTTGATCGGCTGA
- a CDS encoding TetR/AcrR family transcriptional regulator — protein sequence MPKRVDHAQRRTEIAEALVRVAGRRGLHAVGMRDVAAEAGVSLRLVQYYFETKEKLLLFGLDHLTRSYAARVAAHLRAAPAPTPRTRIEALLLTALPTDDAGRTFHHLYTSYAILSVTDEALAAQPFITSPDAAEATVTDLLREAQHLAHLPADLNPHLEAVTLLAMSAGLGTSVLVGQRTPESAKAALEHHLNRLFGGGGEGEVEGGSREEGGSRGGSESEGKGEGGSLGGSGREE from the coding sequence ATGCCGAAACGGGTGGATCACGCGCAACGGCGCACCGAGATCGCCGAAGCGCTCGTCCGCGTCGCCGGCCGGCGCGGGCTGCACGCGGTGGGCATGCGCGACGTGGCCGCCGAGGCGGGGGTCTCCCTGAGACTCGTCCAGTACTACTTCGAGACGAAGGAGAAGCTGCTCCTCTTCGGCCTGGACCACCTGACGCGGTCCTACGCCGCCCGGGTCGCCGCCCACCTCCGGGCCGCCCCCGCGCCCACCCCCCGCACCAGGATCGAGGCCCTGCTCCTGACGGCCCTCCCGACGGACGACGCCGGCCGCACGTTCCACCACCTCTACACCTCGTACGCGATCCTCTCGGTGACGGACGAAGCACTCGCCGCCCAGCCCTTCATCACCAGCCCCGACGCGGCGGAAGCCACGGTGACCGACCTCCTCCGCGAGGCCCAACACCTGGCCCACCTCCCCGCCGACCTGAACCCCCACCTCGAAGCCGTCACCCTCCTCGCCATGTCAGCGGGCCTCGGCACCAGCGTCCTGGTCGGCCAGCGCACCCCGGAATCGGCGAAGGCGGCACTGGAGCACCACCTGAACCGCCTGTTCGGGGGCGGGGGAGAGGGGGAGGTCGAGGGCGGGAGCAGAGAAGAGGGCGGGAGCCGGGGCGGGAGTGAGAGCGAGGGCAAGGGTGAGGGCGGGAGCCTAGGCGGGAGCGGGCGCGAGGAGTAG
- a CDS encoding PaaI family thioesterase, whose product MSGLKAIQESAAHGTGFFPFSDGLGVRVQMAERGRVILSATPTDGHSSWPGFTHGGFTATLCDTACALAALSTVRRGTKAVTGNFSMNLLQPVPAGSFRISCVGRATQTQGPRILAHADVTTPDGTLLAHSTALFITKDLMA is encoded by the coding sequence ATGAGCGGTCTGAAGGCGATTCAGGAGTCCGCGGCGCACGGCACCGGGTTCTTCCCGTTCAGCGACGGGCTTGGTGTCCGGGTCCAGATGGCCGAGCGCGGCCGGGTGATCCTGAGCGCCACCCCGACGGACGGACACAGCAGCTGGCCCGGTTTCACGCACGGCGGGTTCACCGCGACCCTGTGCGACACGGCGTGCGCGCTGGCCGCGCTGTCGACCGTGCGGCGCGGCACCAAGGCCGTGACCGGCAACTTCAGCATGAACCTGCTCCAGCCGGTGCCGGCGGGCAGCTTCCGCATCTCCTGCGTGGGCAGAGCGACCCAGACCCAGGGCCCGCGCATCCTCGCCCACGCGGACGTCACCACCCCTGACGGCACCCTCCTGGCGCACTCGACGGCCCTGTTCATCACGAAGGACCTGATGGCCTGA
- a CDS encoding ArsR/SmtB family transcription factor, protein MGVWQVDADTLARSRFVLSPLAETFAALKLLHAGVGRHPGESRWLGAHLPAYRARLAADPVSAALVRAGLGREWIADFLTPAPRGGEDFPSEVLRVRGVAGAEARAHLRTAVGGELPPVLLRDDLGDLAADLLSWVWASSVEPYWERRRKVLEADVAVRLDQVSRGGWAAVLDSLRPGTRWLGASLFQVNRHEYPPRSIAGAQLVLVPVTPQTGWVAWEEPSRYAVVYPCAGVLAEERAVGRVGALDALLGAGRARVLLLVERPMSTSQLVAVTGQGLGSVGRHLRVLRDAGLVERRRVGRSVLYVRTGVGEGVVRGVGG, encoded by the coding sequence GTGGGGGTTTGGCAGGTTGATGCGGACACGCTCGCGCGGAGCCGGTTCGTTCTCTCGCCGCTCGCCGAGACGTTCGCGGCGCTGAAGCTGCTGCATGCCGGGGTGGGGCGGCATCCCGGGGAGAGCCGGTGGCTGGGCGCGCATCTGCCCGCCTACCGGGCCCGGCTCGCCGCCGATCCCGTGAGCGCGGCGCTCGTCCGGGCCGGGCTCGGGCGGGAGTGGATCGCCGACTTCCTCACGCCCGCGCCCCGGGGTGGGGAGGACTTTCCCTCCGAGGTACTACGGGTACGGGGGGTGGCGGGCGCCGAGGCGCGGGCGCATCTGCGGACGGCGGTCGGCGGGGAGCTGCCACCCGTACTCCTCAGGGACGACCTCGGGGACCTCGCCGCCGACCTTCTCTCCTGGGTCTGGGCGTCCTCCGTCGAGCCCTACTGGGAGCGGCGGCGGAAGGTCCTTGAGGCCGATGTCGCCGTGCGGCTCGACCAGGTCAGCCGGGGCGGGTGGGCCGCCGTCCTCGACTCGCTCCGGCCCGGGACGCGGTGGCTCGGGGCGAGCCTCTTCCAGGTCAACCGGCATGAGTATCCGCCCCGTTCGATCGCCGGCGCGCAGCTCGTCCTCGTCCCCGTCACCCCGCAGACCGGGTGGGTCGCCTGGGAGGAGCCCTCCCGGTACGCCGTCGTCTACCCCTGCGCCGGGGTGCTCGCCGAGGAGCGGGCCGTGGGGCGGGTGGGGGCACTCGACGCACTCCTCGGTGCCGGGCGGGCCCGGGTTCTGCTGCTGGTCGAGCGGCCCATGAGCACGAGCCAGCTCGTCGCCGTGACCGGGCAGGGGCTCGGGTCCGTGGGACGGCATCTACGGGTACTACGGGATGCGGGGCTGGTGGAGCGGAGGCGGGTGGGGAGGTCGGTGCTGTATGTGCGGACGGGGGTGGGGGAGGGGGTGGTTCGGGGGGTTGGGGGGTGA
- a CDS encoding acyl-CoA dehydrogenase family protein, translating to MNAMSDEIAVMLSAGGQEEAYRQYRHHRELFTRPLFAQDWRARPTDPGRRAYERYLRLLPALRPTEAATDLRESVTLHEWATTVDPHLALLLSVQLNLALGTLTEHSPRTGEPERTRRRMLEGRAVGSYVVTELGHGSDLNNIETTAEFDDDTREFVLTTPSPTAVKFMSSTAPPPLAGCARFGIVLARLILRGEDRGPYAFLVHLTAPDGTVLPGVTVRRLPDRPVLGIDNALTRFDGVRVGLDCLLSPDGTHVTERGELVGPLAGDSRTWRALGRVRTGRIVAAAMAAAAARAALAIAVRHATQREIESKAGGRIPLAHVRSHHGRLLDALADTYAATLAVREATSALDGVPDEYAPVVTDEIALAKHFVTDVAAHACDEARERLGAQGAFAHNRIVEYRALRDAVTTADGDSRVGALHAAYRRLTLPEEKGTTRWDPSHTCGADTPELWLRWLAVREEYLHRRARRLHAISGGDAQSRWDRTSHAALAAAEAHAAHRAADALARRTAGVSPATRRVLDDLLTLFAVRQCRAHGADLLPDGPFPALAEPLPALTDRLHDRLAPHLRTLTAAFDLPTGLLGTPFEAPEGFVSHYARALDPAGERRREGTQ from the coding sequence ATGAACGCGATGTCCGACGAGATCGCAGTCATGTTGTCCGCCGGCGGGCAGGAGGAGGCGTACCGCCAGTACCGCCACCACAGAGAGCTCTTCACACGGCCCCTGTTCGCCCAGGACTGGCGGGCGAGGCCGACGGACCCGGGCCGGCGCGCCTACGAGCGCTACCTCAGACTCCTGCCGGCCCTGCGCCCCACGGAAGCGGCCACGGACCTCCGCGAGTCGGTCACCCTGCACGAGTGGGCGACGACCGTCGACCCGCACCTCGCCCTCCTGCTGAGCGTCCAACTCAACCTGGCCCTGGGCACGTTGACGGAACACTCGCCCCGGACGGGCGAACCCGAGCGGACCCGCCGCCGGATGCTGGAGGGCCGCGCGGTCGGAAGCTACGTGGTGACCGAACTGGGCCACGGCAGCGACCTCAACAACATCGAGACGACCGCCGAATTCGACGACGACACAAGGGAGTTCGTGCTGACGACCCCGTCGCCGACCGCGGTGAAGTTCATGTCCAGCACAGCCCCGCCCCCGCTGGCCGGCTGCGCCCGCTTCGGCATCGTCCTCGCCCGTCTGATCCTGCGGGGCGAGGACCGGGGCCCGTACGCCTTCCTGGTCCACCTCACCGCCCCCGACGGCACGGTCCTGCCCGGCGTCACGGTCCGCCGCCTCCCCGACCGGCCGGTCCTCGGCATCGACAACGCCCTCACCCGCTTCGACGGCGTCCGCGTCGGCCTCGACTGCCTCCTCTCCCCGGACGGCACCCACGTCACCGAGCGGGGCGAACTCGTCGGCCCGCTCGCCGGCGACAGCCGCACCTGGCGCGCGCTCGGCCGCGTCCGCACCGGCCGGATCGTCGCGGCGGCGATGGCGGCAGCGGCGGCCCGCGCCGCCCTGGCCATCGCCGTGCGCCACGCCACCCAGCGCGAGATCGAGAGCAAGGCCGGCGGCCGGATCCCCCTCGCCCACGTCCGCTCCCACCACGGCCGCCTGCTCGACGCCCTCGCCGACACCTACGCCGCGACCCTCGCCGTCCGCGAGGCGACGTCCGCGCTCGACGGCGTGCCGGACGAGTACGCGCCCGTCGTCACCGACGAGATCGCGCTGGCCAAGCACTTCGTGACGGACGTCGCCGCGCACGCCTGCGACGAGGCCCGCGAACGGCTGGGCGCCCAGGGGGCGTTCGCGCACAACCGGATCGTCGAGTACCGGGCGCTGCGCGACGCGGTCACCACCGCCGACGGCGACAGCCGCGTCGGCGCGCTGCACGCGGCCTACCGGCGCCTGACGCTCCCGGAGGAGAAGGGCACCACCCGCTGGGACCCGTCTCATACCTGCGGTGCTGATACCCCGGAGCTATGGCTGCGCTGGCTCGCCGTACGTGAGGAGTACCTCCACCGCAGGGCCCGCCGTCTGCACGCCATCTCCGGCGGCGACGCCCAGAGCCGCTGGGACCGCACCTCCCACGCCGCCCTCGCCGCGGCCGAGGCCCACGCCGCCCACCGCGCCGCCGACGCCCTCGCCCGCCGCACGGCCGGCGTCTCGCCCGCGACCCGCCGCGTCCTGGACGACCTCCTCACCCTCTTCGCCGTCCGCCAATGCCGCGCACACGGCGCCGACTTGCTGCCCGACGGCCCCTTCCCGGCGCTCGCCGAACCCCTGCCCGCGCTCACCGACCGCCTCCACGACCGCCTCGCCCCGCACCTGCGCACCCTCACCGCGGCCTTCGACCTCCCGACGGGCCTCCTCGGCACCCCCTTCGAGGCGCCCGAGGGCTTCGTCTCCCACTACGCCCGCGCACTGGATCCCGCCGGGGAGCGAAGGCGCGAAGGCACTCAGTGA